The following coding sequences are from one Lolium rigidum isolate FL_2022 chromosome 6, APGP_CSIRO_Lrig_0.1, whole genome shotgun sequence window:
- the LOC124661824 gene encoding uncharacterized protein LOC124661824, whose translation MRTRTADHLEALSLEIERKLHKAITSNSQRLQLLQQLFADIALKVDDRARDKIISTSNEGIAPVDEREDSHLCFYEILANHFVKVPESGKRILELIVQLWSQSFAANIFALLFHRWLFEVPLDGKEVSLRYSSALVQGATNVFWIDIQTNTRHFLPLYHYLLEEVALVPDQLSKISPQAGRNLFFLLSRFMLFYDQDHLLASFLEHFPAFPNSFLVGGAADYFVIELTDQLQKLKVEPVLLHYLSRMTILQRWELRMSTSTRLKSCLYSFTSPGGPAYPTRAVRHAAWNTLDLLFPVGRYPRHVISLFFRLLYPWYWPSSCWNFVMTCVRTIYYYLLHLLVSKWDNFRRPKHQRAHRE comes from the exons ATGCGGACCCGGACGGCGGACCACCTCGAGGCCCTCTCGCTCGAGATCGAGCGCAAGCTGCACAag GCTATCACCTCCAACTCGCAGCGTCTCCAGCTGCTGCAGCAGCTCTTCGCCGACATCGCGCTCAAGGTGGACGACCGCGCTCGAG ATAAGATTATAAGCACGAGTAATGAGGGCATTGCTCCAGTAGATGAACGAGAAGACAGCCACTTGTGCTTCTATGAGATTCTTGCAAATCACTTTGTAAAAGTACCTGAAAGTGGGAAACGGATACTTGAGTTGATAGTGCAACTCTGGAGCCAGTCCTTTGCGGCCAATATATTTGCACTTCTTTTTCATAGATGG ttgtttgaagttcCTCTTGATGGGAAGGAAGTATCACTAAGATACAGCTCTGCTCTTGTCCAAGGAGCCACTAATGTATTTTG GATTGACATTCAAACCAATACAAGGCACTTCCTCCCGCTGTATCAT TACCTCCTTGAAGAAGTCGCTTTAGTTCCAGATCAACTGAGTAAGATATCGCCACAG GCTGGTAGAAAtctgttcttcctcctctccagATTCATGCTGTTCTATGATCAGG ATCACCTGCTTGCGAGTTTTCTTGAGCATTTCCCTGCTTTTCCAAATTCTTTCTTGGTTGGTGGAGCTGCAGATTACTTTGTGATTGAACTAACTGATCAG CTCCAGAAGCTAAAAGTGGAGCCAGTACTGCTGCACTACCTTTCCCGCATGACCATCCTTCAAC GCTGGGAATTGAGGATGAGTACAAGCACCAGACTGAAGTCCTGCCTTTACAGTTTCACATCACCTGGAGGCCCTGCCTACCCAACAAGAGCTGTACGGCATGCAGCCTGGAATACGCTGGACTTACTTTTTCCT GTGGGTCGCTATCCAAGGCATGTGATAAGTCTGTTCTTCCGTCTGCTCTATCCGTGGTACTGGCCTTCCTCTTGCTGGAACTTCGTCATGACTTGTGTGAGGACCATCTACTACTACCTCCTGCATCTTCTTGTCTCGAAGTGGGACAACTTCAGGAGGCCCAAACACCAAAGAGCGCACAGAGAATGA